The following are from one region of the Silene latifolia isolate original U9 population chromosome 9, ASM4854445v1, whole genome shotgun sequence genome:
- the LOC141600719 gene encoding uncharacterized protein LOC141600719, which translates to MANWHELQRRLRNNKTIDKSNQKQIRKERDHWNKVLTRIISIVKFLTKNNIAFRGINGRLYQSSNGNFLELIEMVGEFDPIIQEHIRRITTDKIHFHYLGPSIQNELILLLASRVKTQIIRKIKDAKYFSVILDCTPDIFYQEQMLMILRFLNVDDTTGQGLFVVLQNELKKMGLDIDDVRGQGYDNGSNMKGKHQGVQKKMLDINPRAFYMSCGCHSLNLTLCDMVNTCSRARDFFRIIQRIYTIFSNSNKRWKTLTDNVEWLTLKPLSSTRWESRVECVKAIRFQVGDIREALLEMAEKDNDSKIRSEAKSLALNELRDFEFWLQ; encoded by the exons ATGGCCAATTGGCATGAGTTGCAAAGGAGACTCCGAAATAATAAAACCATTGATAAGTCTAATCAAAAACAAATTAGAAAAGAGAGGGATCATTGGAACAAAGTCTTGACCAGGATTATTTCAATAGTGAAGTTTCTTACAAAAAACAATATAGCTTTCCGAGGAATTAATGGGCGATTGTATCAAAGTAGTAATGGAAACTTTTTGGAGTTAATTGAAATGGTAGGTGAATTTGATCCAATTATCCAAGAGCATATTCGAAGGATCACTACTGATAAAATTCATTTTCATTATCTTGGGCCTAGTATTCAAAATGAATTAATACTCTTACTTGCATCTCGAGTTAAAACTCAAATCATAAGAAAGATAAAAGATGCTAAATATTTTTCGGTCATACTAGATTGTACTCCTGATATTTTCTACCAAGAACAAATGTTAATGATATTAAG GTTTTTGAATGTGGATGATACAACTGGTCAGGGACTCTTTGTTGTTTTGCAAAATGAGTTAAAAAAAATGGGTCTTGATATAGATGATGTCAGGGGACAAGGTTATGATAATGGATCAAACATGAAAGGAAAACACCAAGGAGTTCAGAAAAAGATGTTAGATATAAATCCTAGAGCTTTTTATATGTCTTGTGGTTGTCATAGTCTTAACTTGACGTTATGTGACATGGTTAACACTTGTAGTAGAGCTAGAGATTTCTTCAGAATTATTCAACGTATTTACACAATATTTTCAAATTCAAATAAAAGATGGAAAACTTTAACAGATAATGTAGAATGGTTAACGTTGAAACCTTTATCATCTACTCGTTGGGAGAGTCGCGTTGAGTGCGTTAAAGCTATAAGATTCCAAGTTGGTGATATACGTGAGGCTTTACTTGAGATGGCTGAGAAAGATAATGATTCTAAAATAAGGAGTGAGGCCAAATCTCTAGCATTGAATGAGTTACGTGACTTTGAATTTTGGTTGCAATAG
- the LOC141600718 gene encoding benzyl alcohol O-benzoyltransferase-like, with the protein MYIGPTEITALRNILPTQLKSCSTFEIQTAVIWQSWTIALGLHPNEEVRLRIFVNSQHILKNPPLPAGYYGNVIVTPNALCTVDALIGNLIGYTVELVKALNNSVDEEYIKSMVDFLFVNKWPCYTRAHTLTVSDVRRIKHDATDFGWGPLVHYGPMKGWSGGPRPGHGSFFFSSENSNGETGILVTMYLPALAMEKFVKEINGYFGS; encoded by the coding sequence aTGTATATAGGTCCAACCGAGATAACCGCCTTACGAAACATTCTCCCGACACAACTAAAATCTTGCTCAACATTCGAAATCCAAACTGCCGTTATCTGGCAAAGTTGGACCATCGCGTTAGGGTTACACCCTAACGAAGAGGTTCGCTTAAGAATCTTCGTTAACTCTCAACACATATTGAAGAACCCACCTTTACCAGCCGGCTACTACGGCAATGTCATTGTCACACCAAATGCCTTATGCACCGTAGACGCTCTCATCGGAAACCTTATAGGATACACCGTTGAGCTCGTTAAAGCATTGAATAACTCGGTGGACGAGGAATACATAAAATCAATGGTAGATTTTTTGTTCGTCAACAAATGGCCCTGCTACACTAGAGCTCATACTCTTACCGTGTCAGATGTTCGCCGTATTAAGCATGATGCCACTGATTTTGGTTGGGGTCCGCTCGTTCATTACGGGCCCATGAAAGGATGGTCCGGGGGCCCACGCCCCGGACACGGGAGTTTCTTTTTTAGTTCGGAAAATAGTAACGGGGAGACTGGGATTTTGGTAACTATGTACTTACCTGCTTTGGCTATGGAAAAGTTTGTTAAGGAAATAAATGGGTACTTTGGATCCTGA